In Opitutaceae bacterium TAV5, one genomic interval encodes:
- a CDS encoding membrane protein, whose translation MFAAMAAQNLAMVDVKGDYRARFCLLLAMLVIITGSVALGAFAWSGGWPVALAATVLIAIASGLWRHVSSDYGPTIAVVSALVFFISLAGEAHGGRVLPATLATLAGGGFGLLLQVALWPWRAQHPLRRVVADSWLALADLFETMSTPPDAVAPPPADAPARARRARQAADAEGALRVAVDNADRMLATAAAGSAGRRHVAGHLVELNLWAARVAMAGNAVATLLDSPPSSPSASPPASAAWQRQLAASAAPLFTGLANLGRSVALAVVSRQPGHLATCEIRLRRLEGILQAVGARAHALSARHPEAAHMTDLLRALGQRLSALEEAVRVTVERAGERAAFPLELLDLKTWQLRPLAATINLKPRPDPVLVRFVLRLAVLLAAGTGAFYWLDLPHGYWLPLTIVVVLQPDYGATRARAAQRLAGTVAGSLFASFLLWLRLPPGVELGAVAVSVFLFCYLVRRHYAVAVFFVTVFVVLLMEASGVQTAGIALERTGATLAGGLIALGAAMLFWPVWERDRLPPLIAGALRASRDYLAALVDRLARGGGVDNALVQAKRAAETANVTVFTSLRRLYGDPRNRRERVELAAALANGTQRLTRIATLFMMHVRSGSEPGAFSPAQEQTAQVILRALDALAGEVARGFPGTKNPPGSGHGSSPTTRPPNLLAVHALALDTLQLPPEQTPDGWASASLGRAAAEVRGMIAELDA comes from the coding sequence ATGTTCGCCGCCATGGCCGCGCAAAATCTCGCGATGGTCGATGTGAAGGGCGACTACCGCGCGCGCTTCTGCCTGCTGCTCGCCATGCTCGTCATCATCACCGGCAGCGTCGCGCTCGGGGCGTTCGCCTGGAGCGGCGGATGGCCGGTCGCCCTCGCCGCCACCGTGCTGATCGCCATCGCCAGCGGCCTGTGGCGGCATGTCAGCAGCGACTACGGGCCGACGATCGCCGTGGTCTCGGCGCTCGTGTTTTTCATCTCGCTCGCCGGCGAAGCGCACGGCGGCCGCGTGCTCCCGGCCACGCTCGCCACGCTGGCCGGCGGCGGCTTCGGGCTGCTCCTCCAGGTCGCGCTCTGGCCCTGGCGCGCCCAGCATCCGCTCCGCCGCGTCGTCGCCGACAGCTGGCTGGCGCTGGCCGACCTGTTCGAGACGATGTCCACGCCACCCGATGCCGTCGCGCCCCCGCCCGCCGACGCACCGGCGCGCGCCCGGCGCGCGCGGCAGGCGGCCGATGCGGAAGGCGCCCTGCGCGTCGCGGTCGACAACGCCGACCGCATGCTCGCCACCGCCGCCGCCGGCTCCGCCGGACGCCGGCACGTGGCCGGGCACCTCGTCGAGCTCAACCTCTGGGCCGCCCGCGTCGCCATGGCCGGCAACGCCGTCGCCACGCTGCTCGACTCTCCTCCCTCCTCCCCTTCCGCGTCCCCTCCGGCCTCCGCCGCATGGCAGCGCCAGCTCGCCGCTTCCGCCGCTCCTCTTTTCACCGGCCTGGCCAATCTCGGCCGTTCGGTGGCGCTCGCCGTGGTATCGCGCCAGCCTGGCCACCTCGCCACCTGCGAAATCCGCCTGCGCCGCCTCGAGGGCATCCTGCAAGCCGTGGGGGCCCGCGCCCATGCTCTCTCCGCCCGGCACCCCGAGGCCGCCCACATGACCGACCTGTTGCGCGCGCTCGGGCAACGCCTCTCCGCCCTCGAGGAAGCCGTGCGCGTCACCGTCGAACGCGCCGGCGAGCGGGCGGCGTTTCCGCTCGAACTGCTCGACCTGAAAACCTGGCAGCTCCGCCCGCTCGCCGCCACGATCAACCTCAAGCCTCGCCCCGATCCCGTGCTCGTGCGTTTTGTCCTGCGCCTCGCTGTGCTGCTCGCCGCCGGCACCGGCGCGTTTTACTGGCTCGACCTGCCGCACGGCTACTGGCTCCCGCTGACCATCGTGGTGGTGCTGCAACCCGATTACGGCGCCACCCGCGCCCGCGCCGCCCAACGCCTCGCCGGCACGGTGGCCGGCAGCCTGTTCGCCTCGTTCCTGCTCTGGCTGCGCCTGCCGCCCGGCGTGGAGCTCGGCGCGGTGGCGGTCAGCGTTTTCCTTTTCTGCTACCTGGTGCGCCGCCACTACGCGGTCGCCGTATTTTTCGTGACCGTGTTTGTCGTGCTGCTCATGGAAGCCTCCGGCGTGCAGACCGCCGGCATCGCCCTGGAACGCACGGGGGCCACGCTCGCCGGCGGACTCATCGCGCTCGGCGCGGCCATGCTTTTCTGGCCGGTGTGGGAGCGCGACCGCCTGCCCCCGCTCATCGCCGGCGCGCTCCGCGCCAGTCGCGATTACCTCGCCGCGCTCGTCGACCGGCTCGCCCGCGGCGGCGGTGTGGACAACGCCCTCGTCCAGGCCAAGCGCGCGGCCGAGACGGCCAACGTCACGGTCTTCACCTCGCTCCGCCGGCTCTACGGCGATCCCCGCAACCGCCGCGAGCGCGTGGAGCTCGCCGCCGCCCTCGCCAACGGCACCCAGCGCCTGACGCGCATCGCCACGCTCTTCATGATGCACGTGCGCAGCGGCAGCGAACCCGGCGCGTTTTCCCCCGCGCAGGAACAGACCGCGCAAGTCATCCTCCGCGCGCTCGATGCGCTCGCCGGCGAAGTGGCCCGCGGTTTTCCGGGCACGAAAAACCCGCCCGGGTCCGGTCACGGCAGCAGCCCGACGACGCGTCCGCCCAACCTTCTCGCCGTCCACGCGCTCGCGCTCGACACCCTGCAACTCCCGCCCGAGCAGACGCCCGACGGCTGGGCCTCCGCCAGCCTCGGCCGCGCCGCCGCCGAAGTCCGCGGCATGATCGCCGAACTCGACGCCTGA